TGGGGGCGCACAATTCTTGCCGAAATTGTTCATAAATACTCCTAATAGCCTTTACTATAGAGTCCAAATAAGAAGAGCATGGCGAACATTTTTATACGGAAAACAAGAATGGTAATAAAGTTCTATTAGTCAGAGGAATAATATGCAAAAACATTTTTTTAACATCTTTTGGATTTTTTTAATTTTTACTATTGGTTGTACACATAGTTATAAATCAAACTCTGATCTTAATAAGGTTTATCTACTTGAAGAGATAGGACTTGGAACTTACTTTTATGGTGATTCATATAACCAAGGGCGAGAATGGGGGTCGCATCTTGAATTGTGAATTGACATTTTACATAACTTATTGTTAATAAAGGAATAGTAAAATTTACTTTTTCTTCTCTTAATTGCTCTTTGAAAATTAAACATCTCTGATAATAGAAATTGCACCATTTTTTAGAGACCTGAATCCATCTAAAGGCGGTAAGATTACATATAAGGATTTAGGTGATAAGTGGGTAATGAGTTGGGAAGATGTACCGTTGTACTGGCCAAGGGATAAAAAAGAGACATTTCAGGTAATACTGAATGTAGACGGTTCGATTATATTTCAGTATAAAGACCTACAACATGTAGATTCTTATGTAAAAGCAGGGATAGAAGATGAGCGAGGAAAAGAGGGAATAGGAATTAGTCAGACATCACTTGCCAATGGCAAGGCATACGAGATAGTGCGGGTAGTCCAGAAGTTAGAATCGCCACCGGCAGAGAAGGTAACTATCACCAGTAAGACCTCGTATGCCTATGGCAATGGGCAATTAGTGGCGAAGCTACAGGAAGAACCAATTAACTCTGCTCCCAAGATTTATTACTACCATAATGACCACTTAGGCTCAGCAAGGGTAATTAGTGACAAGGATGGCAAGGTAGTCGAGCAATATTTCTATTATCCCTTTGGTGGTGGTGGACCGGTTGGTGGACCTACTTTTACTGGCAAGGAGCTGGATGACAGCGGCCTGTTCTACTTCGGCGCCAGATACTATGACCCTGCATTAGGGAGATTTATAACTCCCGATTCAGTTCAAATCCCAGCAGATAATCTCTATGTCTACTGTGCTAATAATCCGCTCACAAATATAGACCCGAATGGAGAATTCTGGCAATTTATATGGGCAGCATGGAAGTTTTATACTGCGGTTAAAACCCTTTATAATGTCTATGAGGCATATCAATACGGTGGATGGGATGCAGCTTTAATGAGTGCTGGTAGTAGCTGGATGTTTAATCAATTCAGTGCTGGGATAAGTGCAGGGATAAATTTTGGAGACTGGGGTGGTCCATTAGGAGATATATTTGAATTAGGAGTAGAAGGGGCGATAACTGGTGGCATAAGCTCATTAATGTATGGTGGTGATTTCTGGGAAGGGGCAAGAACAGGAGCTATTTCTGGAGTTGGCTCTGGAATAGCAAATGCTTTATTACCTATTTTAGGTGCAGTACCTACTGCAGAGAAAGAGACAATTATTAGCGATCCAGTTGATCCAACAGATTTCTTGGGAGCTGGAAAGATAGTTGTTGGAGGAATAAAAACAGTTCTTGTTGGTGGGGGTAAAGTAATAGGCAAAGGTATAGGTAAAATCGGTGGAAGAGTTATAGGAAAAGGAGCGGCAAAAGAAGGTGTAACTAAAGCTCAAAGTCCAGTTTGGAAAGAATTTAAAACTTTTAGGGGAGGAATTAAAACCTCTGGTAAAGGAAGGAATAAAGAATACTATAAGTGGGACCACACTCATAACCATATTGAGGTTTATGATAGGTACGGTAATCATAAAGGTGTAATGGATCCAATTACTGGTGTGATAGATAGATCAAAACAAGTCCCGGGAAGAACGATTAAAGATGAATTATAAAGTGATTGAATGGTATAATAAAGTAAAAAGGGGGAAAGAATGTTTGAACATTGTTGTAAGATGATGAATTTTCATATTAATCATGAAGACAAGATAATTCAGTATTGGTCTAAATTCAGAGAATATGTAATCAAAATTCCTGAGGTACTTGGAGGAGGAGGTTTAGTAATGAATTATTGTCCGTGGTGTGGGAAAAAGCTGCCGAAGTCACTACGGGATAAGATATTTGAGGAAAATCAAAAAAAGGGATTAGATCTCTTTGGTTGTCCTGAATAAATAGAATGGTAATTAGGGTCAGCCGTGAATGTGGAAGGCGTAGAATAGGGCGTAGAATAGGGTCGGGCGTAGAATAGGGTCGCATCTTGAATTGTGAATTGTTAATAAAGGAATAGTAAAATTTACTTTTTTTTCCTTAATTGTTCTTTGAAAATTAAGCATCCCTGATAATAGAGATAGCACCATTTTTTAGAGACCTGAATCCAGGAGATGGTGGTAAGATTACATATAAGGATTTAGGTGATAAATGGGTAATGAGTTGGGAAGATGTACCGTTGTACTGGCCAAGTGATAAAAAAGAGACATTTCAGGTAATACTGAATGTAGACGGTTCGATTATATTTCAGTATAAAGACCTACAACATGTAGATTCTTATGTAAAAGCAGGGATAGAAGATGAGCGAGGAAAAGAGGGAATAGGAATTAGTCAGACATCACTTGCCAATGGCAAGGCATACGAGATAGTGCGGGTAGTCCAGAAGTTAGAATCGCCACCGGTACAGAAAGTAACAATCACCAGCAAGACTTCATACATCCATGCCAATGGGCAATTGGTAGCAAAACTGCATGAAGAACCTCTCGGCGCATCTGCTAAAATTTACTACTACCACAACGACCACTTAGGTTCACCACGGGCTATTACGGATAAAGATGGTAAGGTGGTAGAGAATTATTTTTACTACCCATTTGGCTCTGGAGGTCCTGTTGGCGGACCGACATTTACTGGCAAGGAGCTGGATGATAGCGGCCTGTTCTACTTTGGCGCCAGATACTATGACCCGGCACTGGGGAGATTCATTACCCCAGACCCGATTCAAGCCGCAGGCCAAAATCTGTATGTCTATTGCTACAACAATCCGCTTGGCTATGTTGATCCGAATGGTGAGTGGGCTTTTATTCCATTCCTGATTAGTGCCTTTAAAGTCTATTCAGTTGCAAGTGCAATCTATAATGTCTACCAGGGATATAAATATGGAGGTTTTGAAGGGGCATTACAGGCAGGAATGGTAAGTGTAGCCTGTTGGGCATTTACCAGTGGGATTGACTTTGGAAATGAACTCTGGCAAGATATGTTGGAGGGAGCATTATCAGGGGCGATAAGTGGTGGCATAAGTGCCGCGGTATATGGTGGAGATTTTGGCAAGGCTATGTACCAGGGTGCAGCCTGGGGTGCTGCTGGCGGTGCAATTGGTCATTGGGCTGAGAAAATGTGGGGAAAATACCAAAATGCACCAAAAGATGAGGCAACATTGTATGCGTGGGAATCTGAAGGTGATTGGCCTCATGCCTCAGTAGATATTGAAGGGAAACAAGGACAATACCCAGGTTATCAAAGTGCTTATCCATTCCCTGAAGGTAAAAATCGTCCTTTTGATAATAGTGAGAAAGGAGTTGTGTTTAAACTTTATAAAGAGGATGTAAATAGCCATCTTCCAAACCCGAAAGAAATAGTAATAAAAGGTGTAAATAAATCAGCAATGCACAGCTTTTTCCCAAAGGGAGGACCTGTATGGAAAGCATATACCTACAATTGTGCTGATTACGCCCAGGCAGTGTTACAAGCAGGAGGAGCACGATTCTTACCAAAACTATTTATAAATTCACCAAGAAGTCTGTATTATAGAGCCCAAATAAGAAGAGCATGGCGAACATTTTTATACGGTCCACAAGAATGGCAAAAATGAAAGTAAGCCCCGTGTGTTTTACATACAAAGGGTTTACTTTTTGGAGGTAAGAGAAAAGTTAAGGTAATGAAGAAAGAGATGTTAATACCTGTATTAATATTAACACTAATCATATCAATACTTATTCCAAAACAAACTTATGGAGAAGATGTTAAAGTGTATAATAAAATTCTTCTTATCACTTCTCAAGGAAAGTTATTAATAGATTTAATAACTGGTAAGATAGATACTTCTACAGAGCAAGAATCTCTTTTTCTCATAGATCCTTCTTGGGACATTTTGAAGGAAAGAGGTATGAATATAGATAGTTTAAGAAAGGAAGGGTGTCTTTTTCACTCCAATCTTTCCTATCATATTTTAAAAGATATAAATTATATAACCCATAACTATCCTGATGATAATAAAATAGTTGTTAGATTATTAGATAAAAATAATAATATGTTATATAAAAAAGAGCTATTTACCAATTTATCAAAAGATGTTAACCATGTAATATATCTTTCTTTTGATAGCAATTTGCTTTTTTTATTACGGGAGGATTGGAAACAGCGTAAAAGTTGTATAGATATTTTTCTATTAAAAGAGGGAAAGAAAATAGATACTATTTATAGAAATTTTCATATTTATTATCGTTATAAACCAAGGTTTTCAAAAAATGGTAAACTTTGGATATATTACGATCCTAAAGAAAAAAAGGTGTTATTGTATGACTTAGAAAAAAAAGAAGCTTGTCATTTGCCAAATTGTAACGGGGGGATTCCGATTAATCATAATGAATCTATTATTTACAAGGAAATCTACAAAAGGCGAAATATACTTGATATACTTTACAGAGATAAGCCTTTTGAATATAAATTTTTTAAATATAATAGAATAACCAATCAAAGAGAAAATTTGAATATAGATAATGTGAAAGGATTTATAGTAGAAATGGGAATTTCTCCAGATGGAAAGTATCTTGCAATTATTCATAGAATGGAGTGGAATAGAGAATATAGAAGGAGATATTATAAGATGATTCCAAGAGTCATCATTAAGGTTTATGATTTTGAGGATAAAAAGGTTGTAGTTGACTTTGATGGTTTAGAATTTTTTGAGAATGGTTTAGGAATAGGTGATTTTCATATTAAATGGATAGAAGAAGAAAAAGATGATAGTTTATAGAACTTACTTAAATTACAAGACTTATGACAAAAAGTTACTAATAAAAAGGAGAAGATGTAAAAAAGAGAAAATGAAGAAGGTAATATTGTTAACATTGGTTTTGATTATATTTTTATCAACTAATAATGTATATGCAATAGAGGAAGAATTGAAATCTGGTGTAAGTTTTACTATAGGATATACTCATGTTAAAGAAATCTGGGAAAAAAAGTCTCTTCCTCCTCTCCCTCCTCCTCCTTTTTCATTTGAAGATACCTACTATCTAAAATTTAGTTCTGATAAAGGTACTTCTATCAAAATAGGATTCAAGCAATTCCTTAAATTACCTATTCCATTAATGGGAGAGGTAGAATATCTTTCTCTTCATACTATAGAGTCCTTTAATTATTTATGTTCTGTTAATTATTTATGTTCTGTTGGTATAGCCCACTTCTTGAAGAAGGGTACTGTTTATATTGGTATTGGCTATTATACTCCAGATATTGGCTCAGGTAAGATGGGTTGTCATGTGCTTATAGAAGGAAAGAAGGCTCTGACTAAA
This genomic interval from bacterium contains the following:
- a CDS encoding RHS repeat-associated core domain-containing protein — protein: MSWEDVPLYWPSDKKETFQVILNVDGSIIFQYKDLQHVDSYVKAGIEDERGKEGIGISQTSLANGKAYEIVRVVQKLESPPVQKVTITSKTSYIHANGQLVAKLHEEPLGASAKIYYYHNDHLGSPRAITDKDGKVVENYFYYPFGSGGPVGGPTFTGKELDDSGLFYFGARYYDPALGRFITPDPIQAAGQNLYVYCYNNPLGYVDPNGEWAFIPFLISAFKVYSVASAIYNVYQGYKYGGFEGALQAGMVSVACWAFTSGIDFGNELWQDMLEGALSGAISGGISAAVYGGDFGKAMYQGAAWGAAGGAIGHWAEKMWGKYQNAPKDEATLYAWESEGDWPHASVDIEGKQGQYPGYQSAYPFPEGKNRPFDNSEKGVVFKLYKEDVNSHLPNPKEIVIKGVNKSAMHSFFPKGGPVWKAYTYNCADYAQAVLQAGGARFLPKLFINSPRSLYYRAQIRRAWRTFLYGPQEWQK